The DNA window GGTGGACATAGCTTCGGTAAAAAAGCCTTTCGTGAAAATTTACGAAAGTTCAGGATTTGAATGGATGAGCATTCATCCGATGTTCGGTCCGGATAGCGAGATCGGGCTTTCGAACGTGATAGTCGTAAGGTTGCCGAAAGATGAGAGGGCTGTAAGGATAGTGGAGGAGTTCAGGAAGAGCGGAGCAATTGTAAGCTTTCTAAGCTTGGAAGAGCACGATGAGGAGATGGCGAAAATTCAAAGTACTTCGCACTTCCTCCTCCTCACCCTATCCTATTACCTGAGGGAGTGGTTCAACGAAGAGAAGCTGAAAATTCTCTCGCCAATTTCCCTTACTTTGATAAAACTCGCATCGAGGATAATAAATCAGGACTGGAAGATGTACGAGTACATTCTCGAAAACGGAAGAGAAGTTAGGAAGGAGATAATAAAAGCTGCCTCGGAAGTTGACAGATTTATCGAAGAGGGAAAGGTTCAGGAACTCTTCGATTACCTAAGAGGAGCGTTCAAAAACGGAAAAAACACGACGATAATACTCGACAGTGCAAGAACGACTTTAACTCCGAACTCGCTGGAAGAGTTGAGAGGTTACATAAAAACGGTGGACTCTCTAATTTTGAGGCTGATAGAAAAAAGGGTCGATGCCGGGAGAAGAATTGCGCTGGAAAAAATGAAGAGAAACGAGCCGATAGAGGTTTCGGAGGTGGAGTACTTCAAACTCAAGGAGCTGACGTCGAAAACTTCCCTCGATGCCGGAAGCGTAAGCAGTATTTTCGAGGAAATAATGAGCCTTACGAAGGCTGAAGAATACAAGGTGGCTGGAGTTGAGAAAAAAGTTGCTGTTCTCGGACCAGCGGGAAGCTTTTCTGAAGAAGCCGCTCTGAAACTCATAGATTCCAAGCTCCCGCTTATTTACTGTTCAAGCGTCGAAGAAATAGTGAAAGCTGTTGAAAGCGGAAAAGCCGACTTCGGGATTCTGCCGATAGAAAACTCGATAAACGGAACGGTGATACCTTCCCTCGACGCTCTTCTGAAGCACGACGTTGAGGTTTTTGCTGAAACGGAAGTTGAAGTCAATCTGAATTTGGCTGCTAAAAAGCTTATCGACCTCAAGGACGTTGAAGTCATCTACTCCCACCCCCAAGCGGTTTCGCAATGCATGACGTTCATAAACAACTACTTACCCCACGCTGAGATAAGATACACAAGAAGCACGAGCGATGCTGTATCTCTTTTGGATGAGAAATCTGCTGCAATAGTTTCGGAAAATGCTGCAAAAATTTACAGGCTTCAAATACTGAGAAGAAGCATTCAGGATGCTAAGGAGAACGTTACGAGGTTTTACGTTGTGAGGAGGAGGGGAGGAGAGGTAAGGGGAAACGTTACAGCCCTTTTCTTCGGAGTGGAAGACAAGCCGGGAGCTCTCTTCAGCGTTCTTGAGATATTCAAGAGGAGAAACATAAATCTGAGGAAGCTTGAAAGTCGTCCCTCCGGAATTAAGCTCGGAGATTACATATTCTTCGTCGAAGCCGAAAAGAAGCTTGAGGAGGAAGAGCTGAAAGAGCTGAAGGAAAGGACGACGTTTTATAAAGTTGTTGGGGTGTTTGAAAAAATCGACCGACTTAACGTTTTCATTTCGGAGCGAAAAGAATCGTCATCATCAGAAGACCGAAGAGCAAAAGAAGCATGAAGATCATGAAGTTTCTCTGCCTTTTCCTCTCTTCCTCGTACTTTCTCTCACACCTATCGCTGCAAAAAATTTCTTCCGGCTCTATAGCCTTTCCGCAAACCACGCAGTGTCTGTGAGGAACAATGCCGGGCATGGTTTTAAATCGACGTCGAATATTTAAATTTTCTCTAAAATTTTCATAATTTCCTTCGAATCGACTTTGAGTCCCTCAAATGTTATTTCCTGCTTAACTTCAGCCGGGTACTCGAAGCAGATTTCCCTCTTTTCCCCCTTTCTTTCCACAAATATCGTGTTAGAAAATAGCTTCTGGAGTATTTTCTCCTCCTTTTTTGTGACCGTATGAGAATTTATGACTGCCAAGGTGCAGCCGTTAACGGCTCTTATCTTAACTATAGTGTTGTGGAGAAACATGTACGTTTTTTCAAGCCCGTGGATCATTAAAAGCTCCGGAATTATCGTAAAAATGAAAATTCCCGAGTCTTTTTCGAGGATCTTAGAAACTGCTATACTTACATCGTTAAGGTTCAGAAGGTTTATAACATAAATACCCTCCTCCCACGGGCGGGTGGCTAATAAAACAACTTTTTCGGCAAGCTCATACTCTTCAATCAGCTTTCTAAGAAAAGAAATGTGCTCAGAAGCGATTATGAATATTTTACCTCTCAGTTCTTTGGCTATGGAGAGAGATAGAGATAACCCATCAGAAAAAAAAATCCGAAATTAGTAAGTAATCTGCGTTTTTCATCACTCTAAATTTTACACTGCTTAACTTAATTATATTTTTGATTTAATTTCCACCGGAAATAACCCTCAGGACTTTAACTTCTCCCTCTTCAACTTTACTGTCGACGGGAATTGGAGAATCACCTTTGACAATAACGACTGTTTCGGGATTTATTCCAAGACTTTCGAGAACGTCGCTATAGGTTTTATCCCCCTCCACTTCAACGACCTTCTCTTTTTCGGGAAAACCTCCTAAGAATTTAAAAAGAATTTTAATCTTCTGGGAGGATTTCTTTTGCGACTTCATGAATTTCCTCCTTGGCTTCCTCAGCTACTTTCTTCAAATCCTCCACGTTTTTCTTTAAAAGCTTCTCATCCTTCTCGCTCAGCTTCTTTTCGCCCTTTTTCTTGTAGCTGTCCCAGTCGAACCTCCTCATATTCGATCACTGAATAATTTTTTGTGAGAAGAAGTATAAATTTCTTCTGCTCAAATTTTAAAATCACTTTCTGAAAACCCCCATGAGGTCGTGTCTGCCCATTTCCACGAGTTTGCTCTTTAACCACCTTCTAATTCCCTCCACCTCTCCTTTTTTTGCAGAAGTGGGAATTATCTCCCCTTTAATCCACTTCCTTATCTCCTCGATCACGCTTTCGTTTTCAACCTTGTCGAACTTGTTTGCCGCTACAACCGTTTCTATTCCCAGTTCCTTCAGAAAGTCGAACATTTCAACTTCAACCGGAATGTAGCCCCTTTTATCCCACCTCTCGGCTATTTCGCAAAAAGCTTTGGCATCTATAACCTCGACCGCGAGCTTTATTCTGTGAGCGTTCTCCTCTATATACCTCACGACGAAATCCTTTACCTTTTCAGAGAGATTTCTTCCCTTCCACACGTAACCAAATCCGGGTAAATCTGTTACAAGCAGATCTCTGTACTGAAGATGATTGGGCTTTATCGTCGTCCCGGGCTTTTTTCCTCTCCTAACTTTAACGCCGAAGAGCTGATAAAAAAGGGTCGACTTGCCAACGTTGGAGCGCCCGGCAAAGATAATTTCTATGTTAACCCGGCCAGAGCCCATAATATACGTTTAGAAATATCACAACAGCCCCAATTACGAAGCCAAAAGCGATTACGCTCTTTGGACTAATCCTGATCTGCGTCTTCTCTTCTTCAAAATACCTCATTATTCCTGCCGAAGACATCAACGGCGGTGCTCTTTCCTTCTTCTTAGCCATGTGAAAAATTTTTACGAAAGACAATTTAAACCTTTTCCCATGAAATGCATTTTCGTCGAGAGCGGCGAGACAGGAGAGATAGTTTTCGAGGAAAACAGAATAGTTTTCGAGCCGAAGAAAGTTGAGCCGAGCTACGTTATTTTCAGAAGTTTCGTAAACGCTCACACTCATCTCGGAGATAGTGTAGCCAAAGATCCGGAAAGAACGAGTTTGGAGAAACTCGTAGGACCGGGAGGTTACAAGTTTAAGGTTTTAAGTTCTGCCAAGGAGGAAGAGATCGTCGAAGAGATGAAAAGATCGATCGAGCTCGCTTATAAGAGCGGAGCAACCGAGGTCTTTGATTTTAGAGAAGGTGGTATTAAAGGATTCGAATTGCTGACGAGAGCTGATAGGAGAGGGATTGTAAGAGCTTTCACTCGACCGGGTAATTTGGAGGAGGCGGAGATTCTGAGCGAGAAGTCCTACGGATTCGGTTTCAGCAGCGTTAGGGATCACGATATAAGTTTTCTTGAGGAGTGCAGAGAGATAGCGAAGAAGAAGAAAATTCTCTTCGCAATACACGCTGGGGAGAAGGATAACGAGGACGTCGAGGGAGCGATTGCCCTCGAGCCAGACATTCTCGTTCACATGAACATGGCTGAAAAAAGTTTGTTGAAAAAAGCGATGGATGAAGGAATTATTATCGTCTCTTGTGCAAGATCTAACGCTTTTTTCGGGCTTTTAAACCTCGAAAATTTGAGAATTCTTTCAGAATACGATAACTGGATGATCGGAACCGACAACGTCATGATCTCAACACCCTCAATTCTCGACGAGTTCAAATTTCTCTCCTACTTCGTTCCAGAGGAGAAAATTTACAGAGCTGTCGCGAGAGGAAAAAGCTTTGTTGTGGCGAGAATGGATAAAATACACGGATCGAGAAACTATTTGAGGAGTTTGAAGAGATTAGAAAGCTGCGACATCGTGATGATAGCTGAAATTGAATTTGGATGAAAAACTTATATATTTTCAGACACTTCCCGCTATCGGTATGAAAGCAAAGGACGTTATGACGGAAGATGTCATATTCATCGAGCTCCCCAACACGAGGGACAAGGTAATAGAACTCTTCAAAAAGCACGGAATCTCGGCTGTTCCGGTGGTTAAAGACGGAAAGCTCGTCGGAATTATTACAAGGAAGGATATACTGAGAAAGGTTGAAGAGGATCAGGTGGCTTTTCTCATGACTCCGAATCCCACGACAGTCACCCCCGACACAGATTTAAAAGAAGTGGCGAGGATATTGCTCGACACTCATTTCAGAAGGCTTCCCGTCGTGGAGAACGGAAAACTCGTCGGAATAATTACCGTAAGAGATATTATAGAGAAGATCAGCGAAATGGGGATAGATAAGCCGGTTAAAGATTTCGTAAATCCCAACGCCGTCTGCGTTTGGCAGGAAACGCCTTTAAACGTTGCCGGAGAAATTATGAGGCTTGCAAACGTTGAATTCTGTCCGGTTCTCGACGACAACGCTTCTATCGTCGGAGTCATAGATGAGAAAATTCTTTTGACGGAAACTCTGATAGAGGAGTTTCTCGAATCAACTCAGTACTCCTCTTCCAGCGACTTCGACGACGCTTGGAGCTGGGAATCGATAAGGGACTACAGCGTGAAGTATTTCGAGGTGAGCGTTTTAAAGCTTCCAAAGGAGCCAGCCAAGAAGTTTATGAAAAAGGCTGTATTCGTTTATCCTCAAACCTCCGTGAGCAAAGCTGCTAAGGAGATGGTGAGGAACGATCTCGACTTCATTCCGGTGATAGATGCCAACGGAAGAGTTGTCGGAATTCTGCCAGACAAGAACCTTTTGAGAGTTCTCGTGGAATGAGAAGCAAGAGTGAAATCAGGGAAGAGGTTTGGAGGAAAATAGAGAAATTTTCCAAATTCCCTCCCCCAAGGGGTAGAATCCCAAACTTTGTTGGGGCTGAAAAAGCCTGCGAAAAGCTTAGAGAATTGAAAGAGTACAGAGAAGCGAAGGTCGTATTCGTCGCTCCGGATTCTCCTTTACTCAGGGCGAGGCAAATAGTTCTCGAAGACGGCAAGATCTTAGTCGTTCCAAAACCGAGATTTGCTGGAATAATAGTCGTGGACAAGAAGATAAATCCGACGATCTCCAACATGATGAAGTTTGGAAGGGAAGTTGACATAGAAGAATTAAAGATGATCGGTAAGGTGGACGTTTTCGTTCAGGGGTGCGTTGCGGTCGACTTAAACGGGAACAGGATAGGAAAGGGAACAGGATACGGGGACAGGGAATACCACTTTCTAAAGGAGAACGGTCTCATCGAAAATGCTCTCTACGCTGTAGTTTGCCACGAAATCCAAATTTACGAGGACTTCTCCCATTTAGCTGAAGAGCACGACGTTAAGTGCGACGTAATCTTAACTCCAGAAAGGATCCTCTGGACGAAAGAAGCTCTAAGACGTGGTAAATCACCTCGTCCTTAACTTCTTCCAAGCTTTTCGAAGCGTCGACAACTCTTATTTCCGGTCGCTTGATGGATAAGAAGATCTCCCGAACCTTTTTAAGGTATTCGAGCTCCTCGAAGGGCGTCAGCTTCTTCCTGTTTTTTATCCTTTTTAACGCAATCTCAGGCTCTACGTCGAGAATGATCGTCAAGTCCGGAACAGGAGCGATGCTTTCGTTCACTTTCAGAATCTCCTCCGGATCTAAACCTCTCGCCCCTTGATATGCGACGCTCGAATAGTAGTATCTGTCCATTATAACCGAAATGCCCTTGTTCAAAGCGGGAAGGATGTTCTTCTCGACGTCCTCCTTTCTGTCGAGGATGAAGAGTTCGAGCTCTTTCTCTGGATCGAACCTTTTTTCAGACTCTTTTATAATTTTTCCGTACTTTCCCTCGGTCGGCTCCTTTAAGACTATCGCCGGAATTCCGAGTTTGAGAAGTTCTTCTCTTACGAAGTTCGCTATCGTCGTTTTTCCAGCACCGTCAATTCCCTCAACAGCTATCAGGTACACGAAAGCCAGAAATACTATCTCAAATATAACTTTTCCTATGATCGAAGAAGCAATTAAAATTGGAAAGAAGCTCGCTGCTTACGGGTTAATAGACGGTGCGAGCGGAAATTTGAGCTTTAGAAAAGGTGGAAAAATAGTAATAACGAAAACCGGAGTTGTTCTGGACGAGTTAACGGAAGAGGACTTCGTTGAAGTGGAAATCGGAAAGAAGGAGGATGAGGCTTCTTCGGATTTGTACGTGCACGAGAGAATTTACGAAGAAACCGACTATAAAGCTGTTCTCCACTGCCACGGAGTTTACGGAGTTACTCTCTCCTTATTCTTCGACGAGATAATCCCCTTAGATCTGGAAGGAAAAATGTTTATTGGCAATCTTAAAATCGTTGAGGGAAGATTTGGCTCCCCCTCCTTAGCTGAGAAAATTGCGAAAAGTGTTAAAGAGAAGGGAATATGCTTGGTTAGAGGACACGGCATTTATGCAGCTGGCGAGAATTTTGACGAAGCTTTCAAACTTGCAAGCTATTTAGAGCATTCCTGCCAAATCCTCTTCAACTACGAGGTTTTCCGTAGAGTTCTTGCAAATCCTTACCACGCTTGTAGGCAGTGAGGGAAACGTAAACCCCAAGGAGGAATAATAAGACTGTTAAATACCACATTCCGAAAAGAAGAGGGAAAGGAGAAACCGCTACGAGCAGA is part of the Ferroglobus placidus DSM 10642 genome and encodes:
- the pheA gene encoding prephenate dehydratase yields the protein MKICIYGMGGMGSFFKNFFENRGYFVKGYDVVKEKSEIRLEEVKNFDVIFLCVPMDKIEDAVSEIKETADKNALLVDIASVKKPFVKIYESSGFEWMSIHPMFGPDSEIGLSNVIVVRLPKDERAVRIVEEFRKSGAIVSFLSLEEHDEEMAKIQSTSHFLLLTLSYYLREWFNEEKLKILSPISLTLIKLASRIINQDWKMYEYILENGREVRKEIIKAASEVDRFIEEGKVQELFDYLRGAFKNGKNTTIILDSARTTLTPNSLEELRGYIKTVDSLILRLIEKRVDAGRRIALEKMKRNEPIEVSEVEYFKLKELTSKTSLDAGSVSSIFEEIMSLTKAEEYKVAGVEKKVAVLGPAGSFSEEAALKLIDSKLPLIYCSSVEEIVKAVESGKADFGILPIENSINGTVIPSLDALLKHDVEVFAETEVEVNLNLAAKKLIDLKDVEVIYSHPQAVSQCMTFINNYLPHAEIRYTRSTSDAVSLLDEKSAAIVSENAAKIYRLQILRRSIQDAKENVTRFYVVRRRGGEVRGNVTALFFGVEDKPGALFSVLEIFKRRNINLRKLESRPSGIKLGDYIFFVEAEKKLEEEELKELKERTTFYKVVGVFEKIDRLNVFISERKESSSSEDRRAKEA
- a CDS encoding DUF2116 family Zn-ribbon domain-containing protein codes for the protein MPGIVPHRHCVVCGKAIEPEEIFCSDRCERKYEEERKRQRNFMIFMLLLLFGLLMMTILFAPK
- a CDS encoding ubiquitin family protein; this translates as MKSQKKSSQKIKILFKFLGGFPEKEKVVEVEGDKTYSDVLESLGINPETVVIVKGDSPIPVDSKVEEGEVKVLRVISGGN
- the engB gene encoding GTP-binding protein EngB, with translation MGSGRVNIEIIFAGRSNVGKSTLFYQLFGVKVRRGKKPGTTIKPNHLQYRDLLVTDLPGFGYVWKGRNLSEKVKDFVVRYIEENAHRIKLAVEVIDAKAFCEIAERWDKRGYIPVEVEMFDFLKELGIETVVAANKFDKVENESVIEEIRKWIKGEIIPTSAKKGEVEGIRRWLKSKLVEMGRHDLMGVFRK
- a CDS encoding preprotein translocase subunit Sec61beta, with the protein product MAKKKERAPPLMSSAGIMRYFEEEKTQIRISPKSVIAFGFVIGAVVIFLNVYYGLWPG
- a CDS encoding amidohydrolase family protein, whose protein sequence is MKCIFVESGETGEIVFEENRIVFEPKKVEPSYVIFRSFVNAHTHLGDSVAKDPERTSLEKLVGPGGYKFKVLSSAKEEEIVEEMKRSIELAYKSGATEVFDFREGGIKGFELLTRADRRGIVRAFTRPGNLEEAEILSEKSYGFGFSSVRDHDISFLEECREIAKKKKILFAIHAGEKDNEDVEGAIALEPDILVHMNMAEKSLLKKAMDEGIIIVSCARSNAFFGLLNLENLRILSEYDNWMIGTDNVMISTPSILDEFKFLSYFVPEEKIYRAVARGKSFVVARMDKIHGSRNYLRSLKRLESCDIVMIAEIEFG
- a CDS encoding CBS domain-containing protein; amino-acid sequence: MKAKDVMTEDVIFIELPNTRDKVIELFKKHGISAVPVVKDGKLVGIITRKDILRKVEEDQVAFLMTPNPTTVTPDTDLKEVARILLDTHFRRLPVVENGKLVGIITVRDIIEKISEMGIDKPVKDFVNPNAVCVWQETPLNVAGEIMRLANVEFCPVLDDNASIVGVIDEKILLTETLIEEFLESTQYSSSSDFDDAWSWESIRDYSVKYFEVSVLKLPKEPAKKFMKKAVFVYPQTSVSKAAKEMVRNDLDFIPVIDANGRVVGILPDKNLLRVLVE
- a CDS encoding 5-formyltetrahydrofolate cyclo-ligase, producing the protein MRSKSEIREEVWRKIEKFSKFPPPRGRIPNFVGAEKACEKLRELKEYREAKVVFVAPDSPLLRARQIVLEDGKILVVPKPRFAGIIVVDKKINPTISNMMKFGREVDIEELKMIGKVDVFVQGCVAVDLNGNRIGKGTGYGDREYHFLKENGLIENALYAVVCHEIQIYEDFSHLAEEHDVKCDVILTPERILWTKEALRRGKSPRP
- the tmk gene encoding dTMP kinase, which translates into the protein MYLIAVEGIDGAGKTTIANFVREELLKLGIPAIVLKEPTEGKYGKIIKESEKRFDPEKELELFILDRKEDVEKNILPALNKGISVIMDRYYYSSVAYQGARGLDPEEILKVNESIAPVPDLTIILDVEPEIALKRIKNRKKLTPFEELEYLKKVREIFLSIKRPEIRVVDASKSLEEVKDEVIYHVLELLSSRGSFLELRLRRT
- a CDS encoding class II aldolase/adducin family protein → MIEEAIKIGKKLAAYGLIDGASGNLSFRKGGKIVITKTGVVLDELTEEDFVEVEIGKKEDEASSDLYVHERIYEETDYKAVLHCHGVYGVTLSLFFDEIIPLDLEGKMFIGNLKIVEGRFGSPSLAEKIAKSVKEKGICLVRGHGIYAAGENFDEAFKLASYLEHSCQILFNYEVFRRVLANPYHACRQ